The Pseudomonas azadiae genome includes a window with the following:
- a CDS encoding glycosyltransferase family 2 protein, which produces MRTSLIIPTRNASSHLARLLPALKMQTLQPDEMLVVDSASSDDTVARFREFGARVEVIDARDFNHGGTRRWASEQVGGDALIVMTQDAIPATAQTFANLLAELQQDPLNGVAYGRQLPHPDAGVLGAQSRHFNYPEHSRSKSLADAPELGIKTCFSSDSFSVYRCSVLQAVGGFPADVIGSEDAFVAARMLLAGYNVRYAATALVHHSHDYKLMDEFHRYFDIGVFYGREPWIKQAFGDAGGEGKRYVLAELAALRKAGALHRVPEVLVRSAFKLLGYRLGHLERRLPLGLKRRISMFPGYWK; this is translated from the coding sequence ATGCGCACGTCCCTGATCATCCCGACCCGTAACGCATCCAGCCACCTGGCGCGCCTGCTGCCGGCGCTGAAGATGCAAACCCTGCAACCTGACGAGATGCTGGTGGTGGACAGCGCCTCCAGCGATGACACCGTGGCGCGCTTTCGTGAGTTCGGCGCACGGGTCGAGGTGATCGACGCGCGCGATTTCAACCATGGCGGCACCCGGCGCTGGGCCAGCGAACAGGTGGGCGGCGACGCGCTGATCGTGATGACCCAGGACGCGATTCCCGCCACCGCGCAAACCTTCGCCAACCTGCTCGCCGAGTTGCAGCAGGACCCGCTCAACGGCGTCGCCTACGGGCGCCAACTGCCGCACCCGGATGCCGGTGTGCTGGGCGCGCAATCACGGCACTTCAACTACCCGGAACACAGCCGCAGCAAGAGCCTGGCCGACGCACCGGAGTTGGGGATCAAGACCTGCTTCAGTTCCGACTCGTTCTCGGTGTACCGGTGCAGTGTGCTGCAGGCGGTGGGCGGTTTCCCGGCGGACGTGATCGGCAGCGAAGACGCCTTTGTCGCGGCGCGCATGCTGCTTGCAGGCTACAACGTACGCTACGCCGCCACGGCGCTGGTGCATCACTCCCACGATTACAAGCTCATGGATGAGTTTCACCGCTACTTCGACATTGGCGTGTTCTACGGCCGCGAGCCGTGGATCAAGCAGGCCTTTGGCGACGCGGGTGGCGAAGGCAAGCGCTACGTGCTGGCTGAACTCGCCGCGCTGCGCAAGGCCGGCGCCTTGCACCGCGTTCCCGAAGTGCTGGTGCGCAGCGCCTTCAAACTGCTCGGCTATCGGCTGGGCCATCTGGAGCGTCGGCTGCCGTTGGGCCTGAAGCGGCGTATCAGCATGTTTCCCGGTTATTGGAAGTGA
- a CDS encoding polysaccharide biosynthesis/export family protein yields the protein MKRTLLVVAMMALAACNTPARIVPPDGKTVEEGKRALDQLAQLPPAVERIRVGDQLRIVRDAGEMPTLSAFNVSTIYELTLYTVQTDGMINYPFLGPIQVAGRQPSELATELSNKLAPVYREPRVTVNINQAPANSVIVGGAVNNPTAVQIATANTLEQAIIGAGGVSPAGNASMVALLREDAQGAYRAYFLDFSQLLKTGANGRKPVRLQRGDVVFVPKSNVGERIQGVDTYLNQLIPFTKSIGVGYNYTRTSGGTN from the coding sequence ATGAAACGAACCCTGCTCGTCGTGGCCATGATGGCCCTGGCCGCCTGCAATACGCCGGCGCGCATCGTCCCGCCGGACGGCAAGACCGTCGAAGAAGGCAAACGCGCCCTCGACCAGTTGGCCCAGTTGCCGCCGGCGGTGGAGCGCATCCGCGTGGGCGACCAGTTGCGCATCGTGCGCGACGCCGGTGAGATGCCGACGCTGTCGGCGTTCAACGTCAGCACCATCTACGAGCTGACCCTGTACACGGTGCAGACCGACGGGATGATCAACTACCCGTTCCTGGGACCGATCCAGGTGGCCGGTCGCCAGCCTTCGGAACTGGCGACGGAGCTGAGCAACAAGCTCGCGCCGGTCTACCGCGAACCGCGTGTGACGGTGAACATCAACCAGGCACCGGCCAACTCGGTGATCGTGGGCGGCGCGGTGAACAACCCGACGGCGGTGCAGATCGCCACGGCCAACACGCTGGAGCAGGCGATTATTGGCGCCGGCGGGGTCAGCCCGGCCGGTAACGCCAGCATGGTCGCGCTGCTGCGCGAAGACGCCCAGGGCGCCTATCGCGCTTACTTCCTGGACTTCAGCCAGTTGCTCAAGACCGGCGCCAACGGGCGCAAACCCGTGCGCCTGCAGCGCGGTGACGTGGTGTTCGTGCCCAAATCCAACGTCGGCGAACGTATCCAGGGCGTGGATACCTACCTGAACCAACTGATCCCCTTCACCAAGTCCATCGGGGTTGGCTACAACTACACCCGCACCAGCGGCGGCACCAATTAA
- a CDS encoding mannose-1-phosphate guanylyltransferase/mannose-6-phosphate isomerase has protein sequence MNTLNGLIPCIISGGSGTRLWPVSRQNMPKPFMRMRDGVSLLQKTFQRAAKLPGVQSVLTVTNRDLLFRTLDDYRLVNKPHLPLDLLLEPFGRNTAAAIAVAALHVQEHFGGDAQLLVMPADHLILNEVAFAEAVSQARELAEAGYLVTFGIQPDHPETGFGYIEQGEKLGTGNRVKRFVEKPDLATAQSYLDGGQHLWNAGMFCFKASTLVDELATHAPDVLDAARAALDHSQSLQNKTSRQRELDADAFGSAPDISIDVALMEKSKQVAVVPCDIGWSDIGSWEALRQLTPSDAHGNQINGEAILHDVHNCYIDSPKRVLGAVGVRDLIIVDTPDALLIADAHRSQDVRYIVAELKRQNHPAYSLHRTVTRPWGTYTVLEESSRFKIKRIVVKPQASLSLQMHHHRSEHWVVVSGAAQITNGERDFLINANESTYIPAGHKHRLTNPGIIDLVMIEVQSGEYLGEDDIVRFDDIYGRAPAEVKK, from the coding sequence ATGAACACACTCAACGGATTGATTCCCTGCATCATTTCCGGTGGTTCGGGCACGCGGCTGTGGCCGGTGTCTCGGCAGAACATGCCCAAGCCGTTCATGCGCATGCGCGACGGCGTGAGCCTGCTGCAAAAAACCTTCCAGCGCGCCGCCAAGCTGCCCGGGGTGCAAAGCGTGTTGACGGTGACCAACCGCGACCTGCTGTTCCGCACCCTGGATGACTACCGCCTGGTCAACAAGCCCCACCTGCCCCTGGACCTGCTGCTGGAACCGTTCGGACGCAACACCGCAGCGGCAATAGCCGTGGCGGCGCTGCATGTGCAGGAACATTTCGGCGGCGACGCCCAGTTGCTGGTGATGCCCGCCGACCACTTGATCCTCAATGAGGTGGCGTTCGCCGAGGCCGTCTCCCAGGCCCGTGAACTGGCCGAAGCCGGCTACCTGGTGACCTTCGGCATCCAGCCCGACCACCCGGAAACCGGCTTTGGCTACATTGAGCAAGGCGAAAAGCTGGGCACGGGCAACCGGGTCAAGCGCTTCGTCGAAAAGCCCGACCTGGCCACCGCCCAAAGCTACCTCGACGGCGGCCAGCACCTGTGGAATGCCGGCATGTTCTGCTTCAAGGCCAGCACCCTGGTCGACGAGCTGGCCACCCACGCGCCCGACGTGCTGGACGCCGCCCGGGCCGCGCTGGACCACAGCCAGAGCCTGCAGAATAAAACCTCGCGCCAGCGCGAACTGGACGCGGACGCCTTCGGCAGCGCACCGGATATTTCCATCGACGTGGCCTTGATGGAAAAGTCCAAGCAAGTCGCCGTGGTGCCCTGCGACATTGGCTGGAGCGACATCGGCTCGTGGGAGGCCCTGCGCCAGCTCACCCCGAGCGACGCCCATGGCAACCAGATCAATGGCGAAGCGATCTTGCATGACGTGCACAACTGCTACATCGACTCGCCCAAGCGCGTCCTGGGCGCCGTGGGTGTGCGTGACCTGATCATCGTCGACACCCCCGACGCGCTGCTCATCGCCGACGCCCATCGCAGCCAGGATGTGCGCTACATCGTTGCCGAGCTAAAGCGCCAGAACCACCCGGCGTACAGCCTGCACCGCACCGTCACCCGGCCATGGGGCACCTATACCGTGCTGGAGGAAAGCAGCCGCTTCAAGATCAAGCGCATCGTGGTCAAGCCCCAGGCGTCGCTGTCGCTGCAGATGCACCACCACCGCAGCGAACACTGGGTGGTGGTCAGCGGCGCGGCGCAGATCACCAATGGCGAGCGCGATTTTTTGATCAACGCCAACGAGTCCACTTATATCCCCGCCGGGCACAAACACCGCCTGACTAACCCCGGCATCATCGACCTGGTGATGATCGAGGTGCAGAGCGGCGAGTACCTGGGCGAGGACGACATCGTGCGCTTCGACGACATTTATGGCCGCGCGCCGGCTGAAGTGAAGAAATAA
- a CDS encoding undecaprenyl-phosphate glucose phosphotransferase gives MREKSPVDSLFLTRAGFVEFFVVFVKLIHGLSAILPPLVLVLILDPIAPELRAHFLGLLVFFAALTIIVFQALGVYSEELFSNRLRLRTKIKAWSAAFCILLFMHQILQMFPQLTPRNLVTWYVASLALFCLERLLMLRLYRKLMRDGKYLQRTVILGFTDTAVHVADHLQRNGDIRSGLVGFIDDRTERIPKELSNLPLLGNTRDLEKLIRAEQVNQVMICLPWAAEQRIHGLVNRLRQLSVNVMLVPDMAALRYGHSKITDVGGILMFNTSQLPLRGWSPVIKRCEDVLLASLALVALSPVMLATAIAIKLDSKGPVLFRQNRYGYNDNEIRVFKFRSMYTDQSDFTAERQTTREDPRITRVGRIIRKTSIDELPQLFNVLLGNMSMVGPRPHATATKAAGVPFEVAVSEYSSRHRVKPGITGWAQINGYRGETDTLFKIQKRVEYDLEYISKWSVWFDLYIVFMTVPAVLSTKEVY, from the coding sequence ATGCGAGAGAAGTCGCCCGTCGACAGCTTGTTTCTAACACGCGCCGGTTTTGTTGAGTTCTTTGTTGTTTTCGTCAAGTTGATCCATGGCCTCTCGGCCATTTTGCCCCCGCTGGTCCTGGTGCTTATCCTGGACCCGATAGCCCCTGAGCTGCGCGCCCATTTCCTGGGCCTGCTGGTGTTTTTCGCTGCGCTGACCATCATTGTGTTCCAGGCCCTGGGCGTCTATTCCGAAGAATTGTTCAGCAACCGGCTGCGCCTGAGAACCAAGATCAAGGCTTGGTCGGCGGCGTTCTGCATCTTGTTGTTCATGCACCAGATCCTGCAGATGTTCCCGCAGTTGACGCCGCGCAACTTGGTGACGTGGTACGTCGCCAGCCTGGCGCTGTTCTGCCTGGAACGGCTATTGATGTTGCGCCTGTACCGCAAGCTGATGCGTGACGGCAAATACCTGCAACGCACGGTGATCCTGGGTTTTACCGACACTGCCGTGCACGTGGCCGATCACCTGCAGCGCAACGGTGATATCCGTTCCGGCCTGGTCGGGTTTATCGACGATCGCACCGAGCGCATTCCCAAGGAACTGAGCAACCTGCCCCTGCTGGGCAACACCCGCGACCTGGAAAAACTGATCCGCGCCGAACAGGTCAACCAGGTGATGATCTGCCTGCCTTGGGCCGCCGAACAGCGCATCCACGGGCTGGTCAACCGCCTGCGGCAGTTGTCGGTGAACGTCATGCTGGTGCCGGACATGGCCGCGCTGCGCTACGGCCACAGCAAGATCACCGATGTGGGCGGCATCCTGATGTTCAACACCTCGCAGTTACCGCTGCGCGGCTGGTCGCCGGTGATCAAGCGCTGCGAGGATGTGCTGCTGGCGAGCCTGGCGCTGGTGGCGCTGTCACCGGTCATGCTGGCGACGGCGATCGCGATCAAGCTCGACTCCAAGGGCCCGGTGCTGTTCCGGCAGAACCGCTATGGCTACAACGACAACGAAATCCGCGTCTTCAAGTTCCGCTCGATGTACACCGACCAGAGCGACTTTACCGCCGAACGCCAGACTACCCGCGAGGATCCGCGCATCACACGGGTGGGCCGCATCATCCGCAAGACCAGCATCGACGAGCTGCCGCAGTTGTTCAATGTGCTGCTGGGCAACATGTCCATGGTTGGCCCCCGCCCGCACGCCACCGCGACCAAGGCGGCAGGCGTCCCCTTCGAAGTGGCAGTGAGCGAATACAGTTCACGGCACCGGGTCAAGCCAGGCATCACCGGTTGGGCGCAGATCAACGGTTACCGGGGCGAGACCGACACCCTGTTCAAAATCCAGAAACGTGTCGAGTACGACCTGGAGTACATCTCCAAGTGGTCGGTGTGGTTTGACTTGTACATCGTCTTCATGACGGTTCCGGCCGTCCTTTCCACCAAGGAAGTCTATTGA